Sequence from the Nitrospinaceae bacterium genome:
AAACCCTATCTGGTGAAAAAAATCATCGACCCCGATGGCAAAACCATCAAGGAATTTCATGCCAAAGTAGAAAACAAAATCAAAGTGCATCCCGAATACCTGGAGCTCGTGAAAAAAGCTCTGTTGGGCGTGGTGAATGAGCCCAGGGGAACGGGCCGCCGGTCGCGCCTCAAAGACATCCAAGTGTCGGGAAAAACCGGAACCGCCCAGGTGGTCAAACTAAAAGTCACCGAAGACATCGAAGATGAAGATAAAATTCCCTACCACTTTCGCGACCACGCCTGGTTCGTGGCGTTCGCCCCCTATGAAAAACCGGAAATCGCGGTAGCGGTTTTAGTCGAACACGGAGGTCATGGCGGGGCCAGCGCGGCGCCCGTGGCAAAAAAAGTGATGGAGGCCTACTTCAAACATTACCCGCCGTATGAATTGCTGGAAAAAGCCGAATCCATTGCAAATGGAGTGCAAGAGGTGGAAAAGGAAGAAAAGCCGTCCAACCCTTAACGGACGAAAATGTCCACGCTCGCCGCATTTTCGTGGCCGGATTCCAGAAGACGGTAGAGCAATCGGTAAGAGCCGCTTCTGACAAAACCCAACCGGATACTTTTATTATGCGGGAGTTTTTTCAACGAGAAAACTTCCTCGTTGCTGTCCACATGGCATAACGAAATATCCTGCAGAGAATCCTCGTGGTCATTTTTTAGAATGACGCCGGATTTGGGGGACACGAAAACAGGAGCCGGATGTTGACTAGCGTGTTTCATGTAAATGGTGGTGGACTTGAACCCGGTACCCCGGTTCAGATTGAACTTCCCCGTCCAGGGATGTTCCCAATAACTGAATTCAATAAACCGTTCATTGATGAACTGAGCAAAAACCCGGTTTTCGATCTGCCGTTCGGGGTCTTTCAAAAGTCGATTCACGTTAACACGCATTGAGGTTAATGAGGCACGTTCAATGTAAAACGAAGCGCTGGCGGCGGCAATCAGCATAATTCCTAAAAAAAGTGTAGGAAAATTCCTAATAGGCCGGAAAAAAGTTGTGCGGGGCGGAGGGCTAACCCCCCTCAATTGCAGAAAAAGGGATGGAAGCGTATTTTAACCATTGCCCGCCGTTTGAATCGGTGGAAACAGCCGAGACAAAAAACGCGCCCGTTCCTGCCGATGAGGGAAGTGAACCGCAGTAGTTTTCCTGTGCTTAGGCCCGAGAATGGAAAGGGTGGCGGCAAGATTTCCACGCGTTAAATAAAAGTAAATTTGTTTTCAGACCAATTTTAACTTTAGAAAGTCCTTATCTTTCTTTTTAGATTCTTCTAATTGTTTAGGCAAACCAACTAAGCCAAATACAAGATTTTCAATTTCATAAACTGGAATATTTAATTGAGAAGCAATATCTTTTTTTGTGATTCGATCATTCCATAAATCTGTAAAAACCTTTTTCCATACGGTAGAAATTTCTCGCTCTATTTCATTGGGTTCTTTTGTTCGATATCCATAACTACTTAGTTGAATACACAAGGTACGATAATTTCTTTCAGAAATGATTCCAAGTTTTTTCAACCTATATGTAAGGGCCATAACTGATACCCGCCATCTTTTCTTTGCATAAATCAATTGATCAATCGAAGTAATACAGGGAATTTTTGCAAGAATATCTGCTTCAGGCATGAGGAATGATGAAGCAAAATCATTTGCTTCAATTTCGACCTGCCTTCCTTGTTTAGGCCCCCCGTGCTTATGTAAAACTAAATGCCCTAACTCATGCGCGGCGTCAAAACGACTATGCTCCGCAGTTTTAAAAGTATTTAAAAAAACAAATGGAACATTTTTTTCCCAACAAGAAAACGCATCTACATTTTTTGTGTTTTCTGACAAGGAGAATACCCGCAGTCCTTTGGATTCTAAAAGCTGAACCATATTTCCAATTGGTTGCTCACCCAAGCACCAATGTTGTCGTAAAATTCTGGCAGCTACAGCTGGTTCACTTTCTTGCCCTAAATCCAATAGGTCAGGCTTCGGTAGCTCAAAACGTTCAGACACCCAATCCGAAAGTAAATATGCTAGTGACCCAGCTGCTAAAGCCGCATCTCTCTCTTTAGCGGTCATTGCAACCATACTTCTAAAACTGGCTGAGTCCTTATCTAACTCATCTAAATCATTTCCAAAAAAAAAGTCCTTAGGATATCTGAGGGCAGTAGCAATTTTTTCTATTGTTTCCTTTTTGGGAATATTATCTCCTCTTTCGATTCTGGTTATTTGAACCGGAGTTACTCCCACTAACTCTGCAAGAGCTTTACTCGTTAGCCTACATCTCTTCCTTATCAGGCTGAATCTTTTATGGTTAAACATAGACATCCTATTTTCGTGCAATATTAACTTCAAATTCCTTAAAATCACCATCATCACCATCATCAAAATTTGACAATGAAAATTCAGGAAGATCTCCATCTCCATCTTGTAGGAGAAAAATTCTTTCTAAAAATCCAGAGAACTGACCACAATCAACTGATTTCGGCAGGGACAACTCTGCTGAAATAATACCTTGATTTTCAGATACGCACAGATACCAAGCTGAAGTTTTATTTGCAGGCATTGCTCGATTTATTTCCTCCTCAGAAAATAAAATCCCTTGATTGTTAGAGACAGTCCGCTCAGACCCTGGACCTTTTTTTGACCTGGCTCTTGGTTCCCAATTCTTTTCGGATGCACGATCAACATTCTGAAAAATAATTTTTATTGTTGCTATAGAATTTACTATTCCCTCTACAGAATCTTTTCTATTGATTTGCCACCCTTGGGAACGAAGGATTTCCCTCAGAGACCTTGTTCCCGCAAAATATGCTAACGACCCTGGGGCATTTGCTGCATCATTATCGGTACAACTATTTCGAGCTAATACAGCATCGTGGATTACCTTAATAAGATCGGAACGAACTAAACCCATTTTCTTCAATTTTTTACCAACTTCATCACTATCTTCTAATATCCTTGCCAGTTCCATAAGACACCTCGTACGTTAATATTCGTGTGAATTTTTACATAAAAAATTAACATGGTCAAGAGATTCATGGTAATTTTTTCGTCATATCGAAACAGGTGGGAGGGATATAGGTTCTTCCATCAAGCAGAAATCATCAGATCTTTATCGTGTAAACGCTTGATGCGGTCGCGGAGTTCGGCGGCTTTTTCAAACTCCAGATTTTTGGCCGCCGCGAACATTTGTTTCTCCAGCCGCGCAATCAAAGAAAATCATCCACAAATAATCCAATGTGAGGATTGATGATTTTCGTTTTCGTCTTTTCTTTGAAATTGGCGGGTCTCAAGCCAATACAACGTCTTGGGGAGATTCCCCTTTTCTTCGACGGGTGACCTGAACCCTTACCTTTCGATCCAGCTTATTCAAAAATGCAAACAACCGTTCCTGGGAGAACAGTGTGTAGCGA
This genomic interval carries:
- a CDS encoding transcriptional regulator, producing the protein MFNHKRFSLIRKRCRLTSKALAELVGVTPVQITRIERGDNIPKKETIEKIATALRYPKDFFFGNDLDELDKDSASFRSMVAMTAKERDAALAAGSLAYLLSDWVSERFELPKPDLLDLGQESEPAVAARILRQHWCLGEQPIGNMVQLLESKGLRVFSLSENTKNVDAFSCWEKNVPFVFLNTFKTAEHSRFDAAHELGHLVLHKHGGPKQGRQVEIEANDFASSFLMPEADILAKIPCITSIDQLIYAKKRWRVSVMALTYRLKKLGIISERNYRTLCIQLSSYGYRTKEPNEIEREISTVWKKVFTDLWNDRITKKDIASQLNIPVYEIENLVFGLVGLPKQLEESKKKDKDFLKLKLV